A region from the Deinococcus seoulensis genome encodes:
- a CDS encoding tetratricopeptide repeat protein: MTPTRPTLILTLTAALLGHASAQTEPAQTAPTPAPTSLLTQTQSAAQAAAEARDLILKARSAYPAGSANIDQTLWKQAAAAAETAVSAAPGNPDYLKLRAQIYTEVGFWKQAESAWAAYFRAAPAAGTPESQMAATVQYNLGYSAYTRNMPDQAATFFAACLQLDPNSVPCATWAARTALEAGNYTQAQTLYARAVTLNPADKTLTYFQGLAQSAGRYGPAATRAFSRAYGDREAGRKTQALAGFQEAARSAPNFTEAQREAGRLALELGNTQAALDAYTALNALPSPTAADKFNLALATEAQQYGLNAVQTYRAAYQKYTAGDKTAAEAGFLAATQQNPRYAKAWAWLGRTRYEAKNYAGAAEAYTQAVTLDPTDKSSAYYLKLAQQGK, translated from the coding sequence ATGACCCCCACCCGCCCCACCCTGATCCTGACCCTGACCGCCGCCCTGCTGGGCCACGCCAGCGCCCAGACCGAACCCGCCCAGACCGCACCCACGCCCGCACCCACCAGCCTGCTCACGCAGACCCAGAGCGCCGCGCAGGCCGCCGCCGAGGCCCGCGACCTGATCCTCAAGGCCCGCAGCGCCTACCCCGCAGGCAGCGCCAACATCGACCAGACCCTCTGGAAACAGGCCGCCGCCGCCGCCGAAACCGCCGTCAGCGCCGCGCCCGGCAACCCTGACTACCTGAAACTCCGCGCGCAGATCTACACCGAAGTCGGCTTCTGGAAACAGGCCGAAAGCGCCTGGGCCGCGTACTTCCGCGCCGCCCCCGCCGCCGGAACGCCCGAATCGCAGATGGCCGCCACCGTGCAGTACAACCTCGGGTACTCGGCGTACACCCGCAACATGCCCGACCAGGCCGCCACCTTCTTCGCCGCCTGCCTGCAACTCGACCCGAACAGCGTCCCCTGCGCCACCTGGGCCGCCCGCACCGCCCTGGAAGCCGGGAACTACACCCAGGCGCAGACCCTCTACGCCCGCGCCGTCACCCTGAACCCCGCCGACAAGACCCTGACGTACTTCCAGGGACTCGCGCAGAGCGCCGGACGTTACGGCCCCGCCGCCACCCGCGCCTTCAGCCGCGCCTACGGCGACCGCGAAGCCGGACGCAAAACGCAGGCCCTCGCCGGATTCCAGGAAGCCGCCCGCAGCGCCCCCAACTTCACCGAAGCGCAACGCGAAGCGGGCCGCCTCGCCCTGGAACTCGGGAACACCCAGGCCGCCCTGGACGCCTACACGGCCCTGAACGCCCTGCCCAGCCCCACCGCCGCCGACAAATTCAACCTCGCGCTGGCCACCGAAGCGCAGCAGTACGGCCTGAACGCCGTGCAGACCTACCGCGCCGCGTACCAGAAGTACACCGCCGGTGACAAAACGGCCGCCGAGGCCGGATTCCTGGCCGCCACGCAACAGAACCCCCGCTACGCCAAAGCCTGGGCGTGGTTGGGCCGCACCCGCTACGAAGCGAAGAACTACGCGGGCGCCGCCGAGGCATACACGCAGGCCGTGACCCTCGACCCGACCGACAAGAGCAGCGCCTACTACCTGAAACTCGCGCAGCAGGGCAAGTAA
- the def gene encoding peptide deformylase produces the protein MTHLDSPRVYPLRLYGDPVLRRKAKPLQATDTLTVPGFDPQTVRQVADTMLETMFEARGVGLAAPQIGLPVRMFVAVEYEDDEEENEGGDDNLRSRVLRDFVMLNPVLKVINKKKDRSYQEGCLSIPGIYEEGVPRARAVQVSYTDLDGAARVIEADDYLARVFQHEADHLDGVMFLDRLPAEVTEDYRKELLAIQQKSRALLNDLAAHEQRRRAERA, from the coding sequence GTGACGCACCTCGATTCTCCCCGCGTGTACCCGCTACGCCTGTACGGCGACCCGGTGCTGCGCCGTAAAGCCAAGCCCCTGCAGGCCACCGACACCCTGACCGTGCCGGGCTTCGATCCGCAGACGGTGCGGCAGGTGGCCGACACCATGCTCGAAACGATGTTCGAGGCGCGCGGCGTCGGACTGGCCGCCCCGCAGATCGGGCTGCCCGTGCGGATGTTCGTGGCGGTCGAGTACGAGGACGACGAGGAAGAGAACGAGGGCGGCGACGACAACCTGCGCTCGCGGGTGCTGCGTGACTTCGTGATGCTCAACCCGGTCCTGAAGGTCATCAACAAGAAAAAGGACCGCTCGTACCAGGAGGGGTGCCTCAGCATTCCCGGCATCTACGAGGAGGGCGTGCCGCGCGCCCGCGCCGTGCAGGTGTCCTACACCGATCTGGACGGCGCCGCGCGCGTGATCGAGGCGGACGATTACCTCGCGCGGGTGTTCCAGCACGAGGCCGATCACCTGGACGGCGTGATGTTCCTGGACCGCCTGCCGGCCGAGGTCACCGAGGACTACCGCAAGGAACTGCTGGCCATCCAGCAGAAATCCCGCGCGCTGCTGAACGACCTGGCCGCGCACGAGCAGCGCCGCCGCGCCGAGCGCGCATGA
- the fmt gene encoding methionyl-tRNA formyltransferase codes for MSARPPRVAFFGSPAFALPVLEAIRERFEVVLVVAQPDKPVGRGLKLTPPPVAARAAELGLPLAQPTKLRRNPDFEATLRDSGADVAVTCAYGKILPASVLEVPRYGFLNTHTSLLPAYRGAAPIQWALIRGEAVTGTTIMQTDEGMDTGPVLLQEPLPIAPEWTAHELADALSAQASRLIVQALSDLDGLSPTPQDEAQATHAPMLTKEDGFVRWTDTAAQIVNRSRGVAAWPQTTAFLNGARLKLAGLSVTTGSSQPGEVLRVTESGLTVAAQAGAVLIRTVQPEARKAQPAHTWAQAAGITPGTRLDLWEPTDP; via the coding sequence ATGAGTGCCCGCCCGCCGCGCGTGGCGTTCTTCGGGTCGCCCGCCTTCGCCCTGCCGGTGCTGGAAGCGATCCGCGAGCGCTTCGAGGTGGTGCTGGTCGTGGCGCAGCCGGACAAACCGGTGGGGCGCGGCCTGAAGCTCACGCCGCCGCCCGTCGCGGCCCGCGCCGCCGAACTGGGCCTGCCGCTCGCGCAACCCACGAAGCTGCGCCGCAACCCGGACTTCGAGGCGACCCTGCGCGACTCCGGCGCGGACGTGGCCGTCACCTGCGCGTACGGCAAGATCCTGCCCGCCAGCGTGCTGGAGGTTCCCCGGTACGGGTTCCTGAACACGCACACCAGCCTGCTGCCCGCCTACCGGGGGGCCGCGCCGATCCAGTGGGCGCTGATCCGGGGGGAGGCGGTGACCGGCACGACGATCATGCAGACCGACGAGGGCATGGACACCGGCCCGGTGCTGTTACAGGAGCCGCTGCCCATCGCGCCCGAGTGGACGGCCCATGAACTCGCAGACGCCCTGAGCGCCCAGGCTTCGCGGCTGATCGTGCAGGCGCTGTCCGACCTGGACGGCCTCTCGCCCACCCCGCAGGACGAGGCGCAGGCCACGCACGCCCCCATGCTCACCAAGGAGGACGGCTTCGTCCGCTGGACCGACACGGCCGCGCAGATCGTGAACCGCTCCCGTGGCGTGGCCGCGTGGCCGCAGACGACCGCCTTCCTGAACGGCGCCCGCCTGAAACTCGCGGGCCTCAGCGTCACGACGGGCAGCAGCCAGCCCGGCGAGGTTCTGCGCGTCACCGAGAGCGGCCTGACCGTCGCCGCGCAGGCGGGTGCCGTGCTGATCCGCACCGTGCAACCCGAGGCCCGCAAGGCCCAGCCCGCCCACACCTGGGCGCAGGCCGCCGGAATCACGCCCGGCACCCGCCTCGACCTGTGGGAACCCACCGACCCCTGA
- a CDS encoding SMI1/KNR4 family protein, whose translation MWRWLLPLLIVPALLYATTGVWAGRPPPLEVRRVTPVTLPEPRDIPELLTRLDAWVAREVPLDHATLRPGVTDAALDAFEARQGVTLPPAMRALYRWHDGGDLFGLEFQRLEHLEFNRVSWAEIAADRMTDLDEDIVSHPPGAIRLLYATGDWLPFLHDGGGNHVALDLHPGPAGRLGQVITTGRDEEHRFVLAPDLDTFLREYLRRLETGRVTVRRLSGFQDETWEVRLQEPGGRAPEGYRVLADLFPAFGAAPERMDTGWP comes from the coding sequence ATGTGGCGCTGGCTGCTGCCCCTGCTGATCGTCCCGGCGCTCCTGTACGCCACGACGGGCGTGTGGGCGGGCCGCCCACCGCCATTGGAGGTACGCCGCGTGACCCCTGTGACCCTGCCTGAACCCCGTGACATTCCCGAACTGCTGACCCGCCTGGACGCCTGGGTGGCGCGCGAGGTACCCCTGGACCACGCGACGCTGCGCCCCGGCGTGACGGACGCCGCGCTGGACGCCTTCGAGGCGCGGCAGGGCGTGACGCTCCCCCCGGCCATGCGCGCCCTGTACCGCTGGCATGACGGGGGCGACCTGTTCGGCCTGGAGTTCCAGAGGCTGGAGCATCTGGAATTCAACCGGGTGTCGTGGGCGGAAATTGCCGCCGATCGCATGACCGACCTGGACGAGGACATCGTGTCGCACCCGCCCGGCGCGATCCGCCTGCTGTACGCCACGGGCGACTGGCTGCCGTTCCTGCACGACGGGGGCGGGAACCACGTGGCGCTGGACCTGCATCCCGGCCCGGCTGGGCGGCTAGGGCAGGTCATCACAACCGGCCGCGACGAGGAGCACCGGTTCGTGCTGGCCCCCGATCTGGACACCTTCCTGCGGGAGTACCTGCGCCGCCTGGAAACGGGCCGCGTGACTGTGCGCCGCCTGAGCGGTTTTCAGGACGAGACCTGGGAAGTGCGCCTTCAGGAACCCGGCGGTCGTGCCCCGGAGGGCTACCGCGTGCTGGCCGATCTGTTCCCCGCGTTCGGCGCGGCCCCCGAGCGCATGGACACCGGCTGGCCGTGA
- a CDS encoding endonuclease III domain-containing protein produces MHGTLRPEYGERPLNPRREPLHELISTILSQRTTHADEEAAYRELRTLGDWDAIIAAPVEAVAHAIRRSNYPESKAPRIQATLAALRDSPGGYDLEHLRDLPVKDALKVLTDLPGVGIKTASLVLLFNYARPVFPVDTHVHRVTTRVGAIPKMGEQAAHRALLKLLPPDPAFLYELHVNLLRHGQRVCSWYDPKCGACVLKSRCDAHAQYGDGVPAWKG; encoded by the coding sequence ATGCACGGCACCCTGCGGCCCGAGTACGGCGAGCGGCCCCTGAACCCCCGGCGGGAGCCGCTGCACGAGCTGATCAGCACCATCCTCTCGCAGCGCACCACGCACGCCGACGAGGAAGCCGCGTACCGGGAGCTGCGCACGCTGGGTGACTGGGACGCCATCATCGCCGCGCCTGTGGAGGCCGTGGCGCACGCCATCCGGCGCAGCAACTACCCCGAGAGCAAGGCCCCGCGCATCCAGGCGACCCTGGCCGCGCTGCGCGACTCGCCCGGCGGGTACGACCTGGAGCACCTGCGCGACCTGCCCGTGAAGGACGCCCTGAAGGTGCTGACCGACCTGCCCGGCGTGGGCATCAAGACCGCCAGCCTCGTGCTGCTGTTCAACTACGCCCGGCCGGTCTTCCCGGTGGACACGCACGTTCACCGCGTCACGACCCGCGTGGGGGCCATCCCGAAGATGGGCGAACAGGCCGCGCACCGCGCGCTCCTCAAGCTCCTGCCGCCCGACCCGGCGTTCCTGTACGAACTGCACGTGAACCTGCTGCGTCACGGCCAGCGCGTGTGCTCGTGGTACGACCCGAAATGCGGCGCGTGCGTCCTGAAGTCACGCTGCGACGCCCACGCGCAATACGGGGATGGGGTGCCCGCCTGGAAAGGCTGA
- the fumC gene encoding class II fumarate hydratase, translating to MTNIRKESDTMGTLDVDASRYWGAQTERSIHNFPIGRDTFVWGRPVIRALGILKKGAAQANADLGELPRDVADLIVQAADEVIAGTLDEHFPLVVFQTGSGTQSNMNANEVISNRAIEIAGGEMGSKKPVHPNDHVNRGQSSNDTFPTAMHIAVVLELNERLYGSVGKLRDTLHAKAQEHAGLVKVGRTHLQDATPITLGQEIGGWVAQLDYALEQVRHAGEGLLELAIGGTAVGTGLNAHPQFGDLAAQKYSEETGFAFRSAENKFAALSAHDALVQTSAALRTLAGALMKMANDVRWLASGPRNGIGEIVIPENEPGSSIMPGKVNPTQSEAMTMVATRVFGNDATVAFAGSQGNFQLNVFKPVMVHAVLESIRLISDACLAFNDNCAVGIEPAYEKIEHNLSINLMQVTALNKHIGYDRAAAIAKKAHKEGSSLKAAALSLGYVTDAEFDEWVVPLDMTHS from the coding sequence ATGACCAACATTCGTAAAGAGTCGGACACCATGGGTACCCTGGATGTGGACGCCAGCCGTTACTGGGGCGCGCAGACGGAGCGCAGCATCCATAACTTCCCGATCGGGCGGGATACGTTCGTGTGGGGCCGTCCGGTGATCCGGGCGCTGGGCATCCTGAAGAAGGGCGCGGCGCAGGCGAACGCGGACCTGGGCGAGTTGCCGCGTGACGTGGCAGACCTGATCGTGCAGGCGGCGGACGAGGTGATCGCCGGGACGCTGGACGAGCACTTCCCGCTGGTGGTGTTCCAGACGGGGTCGGGCACGCAGAGCAACATGAACGCGAACGAGGTGATCAGTAACCGCGCGATCGAGATCGCGGGCGGCGAGATGGGCAGCAAGAAGCCGGTGCACCCGAACGATCACGTGAACCGGGGCCAGAGCAGCAACGACACCTTCCCGACGGCCATGCACATCGCGGTGGTGCTGGAACTGAACGAGCGGCTGTACGGCAGCGTGGGTAAGTTGCGTGACACGCTGCACGCCAAGGCGCAGGAGCATGCGGGGCTGGTGAAGGTGGGCCGCACGCACCTTCAGGACGCCACGCCGATCACGCTGGGGCAGGAGATCGGCGGGTGGGTCGCGCAGCTGGATTACGCGCTTGAGCAGGTGCGGCACGCGGGCGAGGGTCTGCTGGAACTGGCGATCGGCGGGACGGCGGTGGGCACCGGCCTGAACGCGCACCCGCAGTTCGGGGATCTGGCCGCGCAGAAGTACAGCGAGGAGACCGGTTTCGCGTTCCGCAGCGCCGAGAACAAGTTCGCGGCCCTGAGCGCGCATGACGCGCTGGTGCAGACGTCGGCGGCGCTGCGGACCCTGGCGGGCGCGCTGATGAAGATGGCGAACGACGTGCGCTGGCTGGCCAGCGGCCCCCGCAACGGCATCGGCGAGATCGTCATTCCCGAGAACGAGCCCGGCAGCTCCATCATGCCCGGCAAGGTGAACCCCACCCAGTCCGAGGCAATGACCATGGTCGCCACGCGCGTGTTCGGCAACGACGCCACCGTGGCGTTTGCGGGCAGCCAGGGGAACTTCCAGCTGAACGTGTTCAAGCCCGTCATGGTGCACGCCGTGCTGGAGAGCATCCGCCTGATCAGTGACGCCTGCCTCGCGTTCAACGACAACTGCGCGGTCGGCATCGAGCCCGCCTACGAGAAGATCGAGCACAACCTCAGCATCAACCTGATGCAGGTCACGGCGCTGAACAAGCACATCGGGTATGACAGGGCCGCCGCGATCGCCAAGAAGGCCCACAAGGAAGGCAGCAGCCTGAAGGCCGCCGCCCTGAGCCTGGGCTACGTCACGGACGCCGAGTTCGACGAGTGGGTCGTGCCGCTCGACATGACGCACAGCTGA